The Flavobacterium faecale genome has a segment encoding these proteins:
- the galB gene encoding beta-galactosidase GalB: MKARKLILSTVAFLALFVAKNSSAQSVVDKKGVQNFNQNWLFKKDTLQGAEKIAYQDSNWKKINLPHDWAIEGPFSNKNNARTGGLPVHGIAWYRKHFVVDNKNKGSQIAVAFDGVMNNAKVWINGNYVGERPYGYIGFELDLTPYIKYGQENVIAVQVAPEDLSARWYPGAGIYRNVYLKVKNDIHIPQWGTYITTPIVSDAKATVAIQTTIKNAGNLSSNAVLVTTIKNNKGVVVASQSKAISLVKSSEQKVSQNLEVLKPARWDIQSPTLYTSISQVKVNNQVVEEYQTNFGIRTIKFDANNGFLLNGKRVQLNGVCMHHDLGPLGAAVNYRANERQMQIMKSMGTNALRTSHNPPSPEILEVCDKLGIVVIVEAFDEWQLPKVPNGYSKFFDQWHEKDLRDMIKRDRNHPSVIMWSIGNEILEQSKKDGWILTKHLNDICHDEDNTRPTTAGFNYYPQPFMNKLAYQIDVVGMNYWPADYKEIKEKNPNIILYGSETSSQTSSRGVYHLPIEFNEKHETNQVSSYDTTVGPPWAYAPDVEFEAQEKNPFSLGEFIWTGFDYLGEPTPYGGRDNSTNGYWNKDWPSHASYFAPVDLCGFPKDRYYLYQSQWTTKPMVHVLPHWNWEGKEGDIIPVYSYTNCDEVELFVNGKSMGKKVKGKDFTEIPSEYHGFEKGMYKTKYRLSWNVPYQPGSIKVVGYKNGKQAAVKEIKTAGAPALIKLSADRNVITADGKDLSFITVRIEDANGNLCPNADNLVNFKVEGAGIQAAVGNGDAASLASFQANNSKAFSGMCLLIVKATDKKGTIKITATSSNLKTAETIVTTK, translated from the coding sequence ATGAAAGCAAGAAAATTAATTTTAAGCACGGTAGCTTTCCTAGCTCTTTTTGTGGCGAAAAATAGTTCCGCTCAAAGCGTAGTGGATAAAAAGGGAGTACAAAATTTCAATCAGAATTGGTTGTTTAAAAAAGACACGCTACAAGGAGCTGAAAAAATTGCGTACCAAGATTCGAATTGGAAAAAAATAAATCTTCCACACGATTGGGCTATTGAAGGTCCTTTTAGTAATAAAAATAATGCTAGAACAGGTGGGTTACCCGTTCACGGAATTGCTTGGTACCGAAAACATTTTGTTGTAGATAATAAAAATAAAGGAAGTCAAATTGCCGTAGCTTTTGACGGTGTGATGAATAATGCCAAAGTGTGGATAAATGGCAATTATGTGGGAGAACGCCCGTATGGTTACATTGGTTTTGAACTTGATTTGACACCATACATTAAATATGGTCAAGAAAATGTTATTGCCGTACAAGTTGCACCCGAGGATTTGTCTGCTCGTTGGTATCCAGGAGCCGGAATCTATCGCAATGTGTACTTAAAAGTCAAAAATGATATTCATATTCCGCAATGGGGAACCTATATTACGACGCCAATAGTTAGCGATGCAAAAGCAACAGTGGCAATTCAAACCACTATTAAAAATGCTGGGAATCTAAGTTCGAATGCCGTATTGGTTACAACTATCAAGAACAATAAAGGCGTTGTGGTGGCTAGTCAATCCAAAGCAATTTCTTTAGTTAAATCTTCAGAACAAAAAGTAAGTCAAAATTTAGAGGTTTTAAAACCTGCTCGTTGGGATATACAATCTCCTACCCTATACACTTCAATTAGTCAAGTAAAAGTAAACAATCAAGTTGTTGAAGAATACCAAACTAATTTTGGAATTAGAACCATAAAATTTGATGCCAACAATGGTTTTTTATTGAATGGAAAACGAGTGCAATTGAACGGAGTCTGTATGCATCATGATTTGGGACCTTTGGGTGCTGCCGTGAATTATCGCGCTAACGAACGCCAGATGCAAATTATGAAAAGTATGGGTACAAATGCCTTGCGTACCAGTCATAATCCACCATCTCCAGAAATATTAGAAGTTTGTGATAAACTTGGAATCGTTGTTATTGTCGAAGCTTTTGACGAATGGCAACTCCCTAAAGTTCCCAATGGTTACAGTAAATTTTTCGATCAATGGCATGAAAAAGATTTGCGCGACATGATCAAAAGAGACCGCAACCATCCATCGGTAATCATGTGGAGTATTGGTAACGAAATTTTGGAACAAAGCAAAAAAGACGGTTGGATTTTGACCAAACACCTCAATGATATTTGCCATGACGAGGACAATACACGTCCTACAACAGCTGGATTTAACTATTACCCACAGCCATTTATGAATAAACTAGCGTACCAAATAGATGTGGTAGGAATGAACTATTGGCCTGCTGATTACAAAGAAATCAAAGAAAAAAATCCGAATATCATTTTGTACGGATCTGAAACTTCTTCGCAAACTAGTAGCCGTGGCGTCTATCATTTACCAATTGAATTTAATGAAAAGCATGAAACCAATCAAGTTTCGAGCTATGACACCACCGTTGGTCCACCATGGGCATACGCACCCGATGTAGAATTTGAGGCTCAGGAGAAAAACCCTTTTTCGTTAGGGGAATTCATCTGGACAGGATTTGATTATTTGGGAGAACCAACACCTTATGGCGGTCGTGACAATTCGACCAATGGGTATTGGAACAAAGATTGGCCATCACACGCCTCGTATTTTGCACCCGTAGATTTGTGTGGTTTTCCAAAAGACCGCTATTATTTATACCAAAGTCAATGGACTACCAAACCAATGGTGCACGTTTTGCCACATTGGAATTGGGAAGGAAAAGAAGGCGACATTATTCCAGTTTACTCTTATACTAATTGTGATGAAGTGGAATTATTTGTGAACGGAAAATCGATGGGTAAAAAAGTAAAAGGAAAAGATTTTACCGAAATCCCATCAGAATATCATGGTTTTGAAAAAGGAATGTATAAAACAAAATACCGTTTGTCATGGAATGTGCCTTACCAACCAGGAAGTATCAAAGTTGTAGGTTACAAAAACGGAAAACAAGCTGCTGTAAAAGAAATTAAAACAGCGGGCGCTCCTGCTCTAATTAAACTTTCGGCTGATAGAAACGTGATCACCGCTGACGGAAAAGATTTATCCTTTATAACTGTTAGAATCGAAGATGCCAACGGAAATTTATGTCCAAATGCTGATAATTTGGTGAATTTTAAAGTCGAAGGCGCAGGAATTCAAGCAGCAGTTGGTAATGGTGATGCGGCTTCATTGGCTTCTTTTCAAGCGAATAACAGCAAAGCATTCAGTGGAATGTGTTTGTTGATTGTAAAAGCGACTGACAAAAAAGGAACCATCAAAATTACTGCTACATCTAGCAATTTGAAGACAGCAGAAACCATCGTTACAACAAAATAA
- a CDS encoding IS30 family transposase — protein sequence MSHLTIEQRYEIATLRSQGFSMSKIGGFIGRDKSVISRELSRNSDQRNNVYKAKLAQSKASIRQHEKAKKIRFTEQIKARVIHLLEEDFSPEQIVGYCSDKNFECVSIETIYQFIWSDKKKGGQHYKHLRTKGKRYAKRGALKGSRGIIKDRVGIENRPLVVEEKQRIGDLEIDLVIGKNHKGALLTINDRASGVLKMAKINSKESQEIQEKLIELLMDWKPILHTITSDNGKEFANHKKVSEILEISYFFANPYCSWERGANENLNGLVRQYFPKKYNFDLITEEEVLRVTNKLNNRPRKRFGFKSPNEIFEQKLKQCA from the coding sequence ATGTCACATTTAACGATTGAACAAAGATACGAAATTGCTACACTTCGTTCACAAGGATTTTCAATGAGTAAAATTGGAGGGTTTATAGGTAGAGATAAATCTGTAATTTCAAGAGAGCTATCCAGAAATTCCGATCAAAGAAATAATGTTTATAAAGCTAAATTAGCCCAAAGTAAGGCCAGTATTCGACAGCATGAAAAAGCTAAGAAAATACGCTTTACTGAACAGATAAAAGCACGTGTTATTCATCTTTTAGAAGAAGATTTCAGTCCTGAACAAATAGTAGGATATTGCAGTGATAAAAACTTTGAATGTGTTTCGATTGAAACAATTTATCAATTCATTTGGAGCGACAAAAAGAAAGGCGGACAACATTATAAGCACCTACGCACAAAAGGAAAGCGATATGCTAAAAGAGGGGCTTTAAAAGGCTCAAGAGGTATTATTAAAGATAGAGTTGGTATTGAAAACAGGCCGTTGGTTGTAGAAGAAAAGCAAAGAATTGGGGATTTAGAAATTGATTTGGTAATAGGTAAAAATCACAAAGGAGCTTTGTTAACAATAAATGACAGAGCATCAGGTGTGCTTAAAATGGCTAAAATAAACAGTAAGGAATCACAAGAAATTCAGGAGAAATTAATTGAATTATTAATGGATTGGAAGCCCATTTTGCACACCATTACATCTGATAATGGGAAAGAGTTCGCTAACCATAAAAAAGTATCTGAAATATTAGAAATCTCATACTTCTTTGCCAACCCATATTGTAGTTGGGAAAGAGGTGCTAATGAAAATTTAAATGGTTTAGTAAGACAATATTTTCCAAAAAAATATAACTTTGATTTAATAACAGAAGAAGAGGTTTTAAGAGTAACAAATAAATTAAATAACAGACCCAGAAAAAGATTTGGTTTTAAAAGTCCAAATGAAATTTTTGAGCAAAAACTTAAACAATGTGCATAA
- a CDS encoding alpha-L-fucosidase: MKKNNIKLICLFAAASFGTVQAQNKSKQKTEKFKPTWESVSTVKAVPDWFQDAKFGIYAHWGPVSAAFEGSDPNQYYGGWHGMVMYQDGKIVPTKSGNPSTNYVHHTSKYGNVKEFGYKYIIEQFKPTGFDAAKWAELFKKSGAKFAGPVAMHHDNFAMWDSKATRWNSMNYGGIDPSAALKKEIEARGMKFMASFHHAFTWKYFAPAHAHGGIDPKDYDLYTSPHSLESNTPDDRFYKEWWAKLKEYIDVYQPDLIWFDWWLENMTEESRLKFLSYYYNKGIEWNKEVGVAYKESTFTLDTAIKDYERGRPNQPKNPTWLTDTSPGAWFYRPNAQFKSPNELVDVLVDIVSKNGVMLLNVPPDPNGTIPPVMENLLTDMGQWLEVNGDAIYGTRPWIIFGEGPNRLPEGGHKVEEKNKIEYSNKDIRFTKKSDKEFYAIVLDKPVGKIVIKSLSTQIGVLNSKIENITLLGSDEKIKWVRNEEGLVITAPKSYPSDYAHSFKIKMEGYQENNIGGAVDAHKD, encoded by the coding sequence ATGAAAAAAAATAACATCAAATTGATTTGTTTGTTTGCAGCAGCCTCTTTTGGTACTGTTCAAGCTCAAAATAAATCAAAGCAAAAAACAGAAAAATTTAAACCCACTTGGGAATCGGTATCAACTGTAAAAGCAGTACCCGATTGGTTTCAAGATGCTAAATTTGGAATTTATGCGCATTGGGGCCCAGTTTCTGCCGCTTTTGAAGGATCTGATCCTAACCAATATTATGGCGGTTGGCACGGAATGGTGATGTACCAAGATGGCAAAATTGTACCTACAAAAAGTGGAAATCCTTCAACTAATTATGTGCACCACACGAGTAAATACGGTAACGTAAAAGAATTTGGGTATAAATACATTATTGAACAATTCAAGCCAACTGGTTTTGATGCAGCAAAATGGGCCGAATTGTTTAAAAAATCAGGGGCTAAATTTGCTGGTCCTGTAGCCATGCACCACGATAATTTTGCCATGTGGGACAGCAAGGCGACACGTTGGAACAGTATGAATTACGGAGGTATTGATCCATCAGCAGCCCTAAAAAAAGAAATTGAAGCTAGAGGGATGAAGTTTATGGCTTCTTTTCATCACGCTTTTACTTGGAAATATTTTGCACCAGCACATGCACATGGCGGTATAGATCCAAAAGATTATGATTTGTACACCAGTCCACATTCCTTAGAATCTAATACACCTGACGATCGTTTTTATAAAGAATGGTGGGCAAAATTAAAGGAATATATTGATGTTTATCAGCCAGATTTAATTTGGTTTGATTGGTGGTTAGAAAATATGACGGAAGAAAGCCGACTTAAATTTTTATCCTACTATTATAACAAAGGAATTGAATGGAATAAAGAAGTAGGAGTTGCTTACAAAGAAAGTACCTTTACTTTGGACACTGCAATCAAAGATTACGAACGAGGAAGACCCAACCAACCCAAAAATCCAACTTGGTTGACAGATACATCTCCAGGAGCCTGGTTTTATAGACCGAATGCGCAGTTTAAATCACCTAACGAATTGGTGGATGTTTTGGTAGATATCGTTTCCAAAAACGGGGTTATGTTGCTTAATGTACCACCAGATCCAAACGGAACTATCCCACCAGTAATGGAAAATTTATTGACCGATATGGGACAATGGTTGGAAGTGAATGGTGACGCGATTTATGGTACACGTCCTTGGATTATTTTTGGCGAAGGCCCAAATAGATTGCCAGAAGGTGGTCATAAAGTGGAAGAAAAAAACAAGATAGAATATTCGAATAAAGACATTCGATTCACAAAAAAATCAGATAAAGAATTTTACGCCATTGTGTTGGATAAACCAGTGGGTAAAATTGTAATCAAATCTTTGAGTACACAAATAGGTGTTTTAAATTCGAAAATAGAAAATATAACACTTTTAGGTAGTGACGAAAAGATTAAATGGGTACGCAATGAAGAAGGATTGGTTATCACTGCTCCCAAATCATACCCATCTGATTATGCACATTCTTTCAAAATTAAAATGGAAGGCTATCAAGAAAATAATATTGGTGGTGCTGTTGATGCTCATAAAGATTAA
- a CDS encoding family 16 glycosylhydrolase, protein MNKINYAILVLLASYSGLKAQDSTRPASYYTDTISFSAAPKRMTDKLPLSHQKDKKWVLQKYLSDEFAGLKLDSDKWYDTNPKWLGRAPSMANSENVSLEKGNLVLRINQVKEPKYKNDYTHNVGWVVSKKSITYGYFEMRAKLMDAPWVSCFWLYNWWYKDNWKTEIDICENNPGAAKNRHTLTSNLHVFSAPVDKGNVTKLKSHPQNYYIPFELQKDYHVWGLEWDKDFIRWYIDGVLFRESPNVYWHQDLHINFNSESNKWLLALPDDNRLNEDFNVDYVRVWQKK, encoded by the coding sequence ATGAATAAAATAAACTATGCTATTTTAGTACTTTTAGCCTCTTATTCGGGTCTAAAAGCACAAGATTCCACTCGTCCTGCAAGTTATTACACAGATACAATTTCGTTTTCTGCAGCACCAAAAAGAATGACAGACAAACTCCCATTATCCCATCAAAAAGATAAAAAGTGGGTTTTGCAAAAGTATTTGTCAGATGAATTCGCTGGATTAAAACTAGACTCAGACAAATGGTATGATACCAATCCAAAATGGTTGGGTAGAGCACCATCTATGGCAAATTCAGAGAATGTTTCATTAGAAAAAGGAAATCTTGTACTAAGAATTAATCAAGTTAAAGAACCAAAATACAAAAATGATTATACGCACAATGTTGGTTGGGTAGTGAGTAAAAAATCTATTACCTATGGTTATTTTGAAATGCGAGCTAAGCTAATGGATGCGCCTTGGGTAAGTTGTTTTTGGTTGTACAACTGGTGGTATAAAGACAATTGGAAAACAGAAATAGACATCTGTGAAAACAATCCTGGAGCGGCAAAAAATAGACATACTTTGACATCCAACTTACACGTATTTTCGGCACCTGTGGACAAAGGAAATGTAACCAAACTAAAATCTCACCCGCAGAACTACTATATTCCGTTTGAATTGCAAAAAGATTATCATGTTTGGGGATTGGAGTGGGATAAAGACTTTATCCGTTGGTATATTGATGGTGTTTTATTCAGGGAATCACCAAACGTGTATTGGCACCAAGATTTGCACATTAATTTTAATAGTGAATCGAATAAATGGCTTTTGGCCTTACCAGACGATAACCGCTTGAATGAAGATTTTAACGTAGATTATGTGAGAGTTTGGCAGAAGAAGTAA